A window of Myxococcales bacterium contains these coding sequences:
- a CDS encoding SRPBCC domain-containing protein: MGKEALRLSTVLAATPQVIFRAWFDSAQHAAFTGAPAKIEGDIGGRFSLRDGAITGRTMALEFGRRLLQSWRNDDFPKGAPDSRLEMLFETVGAGTRLTVMHAELPEGQAEKLRTFWHDAYFAPMTDYFGKFVTLLANTPPSQAVIALDTEEDDEEAEEEPKPKKKKKKLKVKASSRGASELDVGRMPPPKVKAESKPEKPKKSATPAPGKAEKSPAKPEKSASKAAPQKPAPKAVPAKPAAKSSKSAPAKPAPKSAPAKPAPKSAPAKPAPKSAPAKSAPAKAKKAEKPKKAEKPKKAEKPKKAEKSKGKKDKAKKKK, encoded by the coding sequence ATGGGGAAGGAAGCTCTCCGCCTCTCGACGGTCCTTGCGGCAACGCCTCAGGTGATCTTCAGGGCATGGTTCGACTCGGCTCAGCACGCCGCCTTCACGGGTGCGCCCGCCAAAATCGAGGGCGACATCGGCGGCAGGTTCAGCCTGCGCGACGGGGCCATCACCGGGCGCACGATGGCGCTCGAGTTCGGGCGGCGTCTCCTTCAGTCCTGGCGGAACGACGACTTCCCGAAGGGAGCGCCGGACTCTCGCCTCGAGATGCTCTTCGAGACGGTCGGCGCCGGCACGCGCCTCACGGTCATGCACGCCGAGCTCCCCGAGGGCCAAGCCGAGAAGCTTCGCACCTTCTGGCACGACGCGTACTTCGCCCCGATGACCGACTACTTCGGGAAGTTCGTCACGCTCCTCGCCAACACTCCGCCGAGCCAAGCGGTCATCGCACTCGACACGGAAGAGGACGACGAAGAGGCCGAAGAAGAGCCGAAGCCCAAGAAAAAGAAGAAGAAGCTCAAGGTGAAGGCGTCGTCGCGCGGCGCGTCCGAGCTCGACGTGGGCCGCATGCCCCCACCCAAGGTGAAGGCCGAGAGCAAGCCCGAGAAGCCCAAGAAGAGCGCCACGCCCGCGCCCGGCAAGGCCGAAAAGTCCCCCGCGAAGCCCGAGAAGAGCGCGTCGAAGGCGGCCCCGCAGAAGCCCGCGCCCAAGGCCGTCCCGGCGAAGCCGGCCGCCAAGTCTTCCAAGTCCGCCCCGGCCAAGCCCGCCCCCAAGTCCGCTCCGGCCAAGCCCGCCCCCAAGTCCGCTCCGGCCAAGCCCGCCCCCAAGTCCGCTCCGGCCAAATCGGCCCCGGCGAAGGCCAAGAAAGCCGAAAAGCCCAAGAAAGCCGAAAAGCCCAAGAAAGCCGAAAAGCCCAAGAAGGCCGAAAAATCCAAGGGCAAGAAGGACAAGGCCAAAAAGAAGAAGTAA
- the recA gene encoding recombinase RecA, translating into MEQVAEKMRALKTVVTSVEKQFGKGSLMALGDDADVEPIGTISTGSLALDLATGIGGYPRGRVVEVYGPESSGKTTLALHAIAEAQRQGGVCAFIDAEHAIDVQYAKGVGVDVERLLVSQPDTGEQALEITEMLVRSGAVDLVVIDSVAALTPKAELEGDMGDSHMGLQARLMSQALRKLTGITHRTGTTLFFINQLRQKIGVTFGSPETTTGGNALKFYASMRMDVRRIGQVKVGDELVGGRTRVKICKNKCAPPFTEAEFEIRFGEGVDSAAELIDLGLTRGLLDKSGNHLSFAGTTLGNGRERSREAVLGNAELASTLRQAIVATGPVRPGRRTEAEA; encoded by the coding sequence ATGGAGCAAGTGGCAGAGAAGATGCGTGCGTTGAAGACGGTGGTCACGAGCGTGGAGAAGCAGTTCGGAAAGGGCTCGCTCATGGCCCTCGGGGACGACGCGGACGTCGAGCCCATCGGCACGATCTCGACGGGCTCGCTCGCGCTCGACCTCGCGACGGGCATCGGCGGGTACCCGCGCGGGAGGGTCGTCGAGGTGTACGGGCCCGAGTCGAGCGGCAAGACCACGCTCGCCCTCCACGCGATCGCCGAGGCGCAGCGCCAGGGCGGCGTGTGCGCCTTCATCGACGCGGAGCACGCCATCGACGTGCAATACGCGAAGGGGGTCGGGGTGGACGTCGAGCGCCTGCTCGTCTCCCAGCCCGACACGGGCGAACAGGCCCTCGAGATCACCGAGATGCTCGTGCGCTCGGGCGCGGTCGACCTCGTCGTGATCGACTCGGTCGCGGCGCTCACGCCGAAGGCCGAGCTCGAGGGCGACATGGGCGACTCGCACATGGGCCTCCAGGCGCGGCTCATGAGCCAGGCCCTGCGGAAGCTCACGGGCATCACCCACAGGACGGGCACGACGCTCTTCTTCATCAACCAGCTCCGGCAGAAGATCGGCGTCACCTTCGGGAGCCCGGAGACCACGACGGGCGGCAACGCGCTCAAGTTCTACGCGTCGATGCGCATGGACGTGCGGCGCATCGGCCAGGTCAAGGTCGGCGACGAGCTCGTGGGAGGTCGCACGCGCGTGAAGATCTGCAAGAACAAGTGCGCGCCGCCCTTCACCGAGGCCGAGTTCGAGATCCGGTTCGGCGAAGGGGTCGACAGCGCCGCCGAGCTCATCGATCTCGGCCTCACGCGGGGCCTGCTCGACAAGAGCGGCAACCACCTGTCGTTCGCGGGGACGACGCTCGGCAACGGGCGCGAGCGGTCGCGCGAGGCCGTGCTCGGGAACGCGGAGCTCGCGAGCACGCTGCGCCAGGCCATCGTCGCGACGGGCCCCGTGCGCCCCGGGCGGCGGACCGAAGCCGAAGCGTGA
- a CDS encoding DUF4258 domain-containing protein, producing the protein MKAGDLDRIKHAAKNGHLTYGRHALERAKQRSVSRADVIRAIATSTDLEGQEDRKIRLKGGVDIDGDPLEVVVVEIQSGLFVVTVL; encoded by the coding sequence TTGAAGGCTGGGGACCTCGACCGAATCAAGCACGCCGCGAAGAACGGACACCTCACCTACGGGCGCCATGCCCTGGAACGCGCCAAACAGCGGAGTGTCAGTCGGGCCGACGTGATCCGCGCGATCGCCACGTCGACGGATCTGGAAGGCCAAGAGGATCGGAAGATCCGGCTGAAGGGTGGGGTGGACATCGACGGCGACCCTCTGGAGGTCGTGGTCGTCGAAATCCAGTCAGGCCTCTTCGTCGTCACGGTCCTTTGA
- a CDS encoding ABC transporter permease, with protein sequence MLGLLTNAIRLALTAIVRQKTRSALTVLGILIGVAAVVTVTALADGAAAKVGGEISGFASNGLFINPQPVQQSGARSKATGRLTEGDAKAIAREAVSVANVAPFLSTPVQMVVGDRNAATLAVGTTLSYFPIRKYKVAKGEPWTESDELLKTKVCVVGATVAEKLFGNQDPVGRMVRIGRSPFRIVGVLEARGTSTFGDDQDDRILMPIGSYRGRIQRTSPGRVDMLLASATSEETTDRAKAQVESILRQRHHVGEGAEADFVVNTQREFQKATEGIATVLSALLLGVAGVSLVVGGIGVMNIMLVSVAERTREIGIRMSIGAREADILVQFLVEAVVLSLIGGALGILVGGGSVVGLGRALGWDIAPGANAIFVAVATSAFIGVAFGFVPARRAARLDPIEALRSE encoded by the coding sequence ATGCTCGGGCTCCTCACGAACGCCATTCGCCTCGCGCTCACGGCGATCGTGCGCCAGAAGACGCGCTCGGCGCTGACGGTGCTCGGCATCCTCATCGGCGTGGCCGCGGTCGTCACCGTCACGGCCCTGGCCGACGGCGCGGCCGCCAAGGTGGGCGGCGAGATCTCGGGGTTCGCGTCGAACGGGCTCTTCATCAACCCCCAGCCGGTGCAGCAGTCGGGCGCGCGCTCGAAGGCGACGGGGCGCCTCACCGAGGGGGACGCCAAGGCCATCGCGCGCGAGGCGGTGAGCGTGGCGAACGTCGCGCCGTTCCTCTCGACGCCGGTGCAGATGGTGGTCGGCGATCGCAACGCGGCCACCCTCGCCGTGGGTACGACGCTCTCCTACTTTCCCATACGCAAGTACAAGGTCGCCAAGGGAGAGCCGTGGACCGAGTCCGACGAGCTCTTGAAGACGAAGGTGTGCGTCGTCGGCGCCACGGTGGCCGAGAAGCTCTTCGGGAACCAGGACCCGGTGGGCCGTATGGTGCGCATCGGGCGCTCGCCGTTTCGTATCGTCGGGGTGCTCGAGGCCCGCGGGACGTCCACCTTCGGCGACGACCAAGACGACCGCATCTTGATGCCCATTGGCAGCTACCGCGGGCGCATTCAGCGGACGAGCCCCGGCCGCGTCGACATGCTGCTCGCGAGCGCGACGAGCGAAGAGACCACCGACCGCGCCAAGGCCCAGGTCGAGAGCATCTTGCGACAGCGCCACCACGTAGGCGAGGGCGCCGAAGCCGACTTCGTGGTCAATACGCAGCGCGAGTTCCAGAAGGCGACGGAGGGCATCGCGACGGTGCTCTCGGCCCTCTTGCTCGGGGTCGCGGGCGTGTCTCTCGTCGTCGGCGGGATCGGGGTCATGAACATCATGCTCGTGTCGGTCGCCGAGCGGACGCGCGAGATCGGCATTCGGATGTCCATTGGCGCGCGAGAGGCCGATATCCTCGTCCAGTTCTTGGTCGAGGCCGTGGTGCTGAGCCTCATCGGCGGCGCGCTCGGGATCCTGGTCGGTGGAGGGTCGGTCGTCGGGCTCGGCCGCGCGCTGGGGTGGGATATCGCGCCCGGGGCGAATGCCATTTTCGTGGCCGTCGCGACGAGCGCGTTCATCGGTGTCGCCTTCGGATTCGTCCCCGCGCGGCGCGCCGCCCGCCTCGATCCGATCGAAGCCTTGAGGAGCGAGTGA
- a CDS encoding YifB family Mg chelatase-like AAA ATPase: protein MLATVMGAVLIGLDAHPVRVEVHASRNVPSFELVGLAEAAVRESRVRVKSALAQVGVDTSECRIVVNLAPADLRKSGSAFDVAIAVATMAALRALPAEVGGSVLFLGELSLDGGIRPVRGVLPHLLGARARGVKVAVVPRANEREAGLVHGITVRTAESLGELVAALRGDIALPRAPETAVADTRASVAHDLSEVKGQAAARRALEVVAAGGHNLLFVGPPGAGKTMLARRLPGILPQLSHEEAVEVTAIHSLALPSGLERVVHERPFRAPHHTVSEVGLVGGGDFPRPGEVSLAHHGVLFLDELAEFRRAALEALRQPLEDGHVTVSRAQAKATFPARPIVVGATNPCPCGHLGDGTDRCRCSPERVRSYRARLSGPLLDRLDVHVVLPPVCVDDLRRGGGGEASHVVRERVERARSVQIARFRAGETLSPTNASLSIACLERVGAPDDAGARLLSAAISKLNLSARAYGKVLRLARTVADLDGKTGVTSSHVAEAVAARALDRGARTDTPKVASAAP, encoded by the coding sequence ATGCTGGCAACGGTCATGGGAGCTGTGCTCATCGGTCTCGACGCCCACCCGGTGCGGGTCGAGGTCCACGCGTCGCGCAACGTGCCCTCGTTCGAGCTCGTGGGGCTGGCCGAGGCCGCGGTGCGGGAGAGCCGGGTGCGGGTGAAGAGCGCCCTCGCCCAGGTGGGGGTCGACACGTCCGAGTGCCGCATCGTGGTGAACCTGGCGCCGGCCGACCTTCGAAAGTCCGGCAGCGCGTTCGACGTCGCCATCGCCGTGGCGACGATGGCGGCCCTTCGAGCGCTCCCGGCCGAGGTGGGAGGGAGTGTGCTCTTCTTGGGGGAGCTCTCGCTCGACGGGGGCATCCGGCCCGTGCGAGGTGTGCTCCCTCATTTGCTGGGTGCCCGCGCGCGCGGCGTGAAGGTGGCCGTCGTGCCTCGGGCGAACGAGCGGGAGGCGGGGCTCGTGCACGGCATCACGGTGCGCACGGCCGAGTCGCTCGGTGAGCTCGTCGCGGCCCTCCGCGGGGACATCGCGCTCCCTCGCGCACCGGAGACCGCGGTCGCCGACACGCGGGCCTCCGTGGCGCACGATCTCTCGGAGGTGAAGGGGCAAGCCGCCGCGAGGCGCGCGCTCGAGGTGGTCGCGGCCGGGGGGCACAACCTGCTCTTCGTGGGCCCGCCCGGCGCAGGGAAGACCATGCTCGCCCGGAGGCTCCCCGGGATCCTGCCGCAGCTCTCCCACGAAGAGGCCGTCGAGGTCACGGCGATCCACAGCTTGGCGTTGCCCTCGGGCCTCGAGCGCGTCGTCCACGAGCGGCCCTTTCGTGCGCCGCACCACACCGTGAGCGAGGTCGGGCTCGTCGGTGGCGGCGATTTTCCGCGCCCGGGCGAGGTGAGCCTCGCGCATCACGGTGTCCTCTTCCTCGACGAGCTCGCCGAGTTTCGCAGGGCCGCGCTCGAGGCGCTCCGTCAACCGCTCGAGGATGGGCACGTCACCGTGTCGCGCGCGCAGGCGAAGGCCACGTTCCCCGCGCGGCCCATCGTGGTCGGCGCGACGAACCCTTGCCCCTGCGGTCACCTCGGGGACGGCACGGACAGGTGCCGGTGCTCCCCGGAGCGGGTGCGGTCCTATCGCGCGCGCCTCTCGGGCCCGCTCCTCGATCGGCTCGACGTGCACGTCGTGCTGCCTCCCGTGTGCGTCGACGATCTGCGGCGCGGGGGAGGGGGCGAGGCGAGCCACGTGGTGCGGGAGCGCGTGGAGCGGGCGAGAAGTGTGCAGATCGCACGGTTTCGGGCGGGGGAGACCCTGAGCCCCACGAACGCGTCTCTCTCGATCGCGTGCCTCGAGCGCGTCGGGGCGCCCGACGACGCCGGGGCCCGCCTGCTCTCCGCGGCCATCTCGAAGCTGAACCTCTCGGCGCGCGCCTACGGCAAGGTCCTCCGGCTCGCGCGTACCGTGGCCGATCTCGACGGAAAGACGGGGGTGACCTCGTCGCACGTCGCCGAGGCCGTCGCGGCGCGGGCCCTCGATCGCGGCGCTCGGACCGACACGCCGAAGGTGGCCTCCGCCGCTCCATGA